From the Salinimicrobium tongyeongense genome, one window contains:
- a CDS encoding formimidoylglutamase yields the protein MEFDFLTPVKEELAAQGNRLGASLRIHLENRAFPDLEGVKIAFFGILEDRLDEEPTGEPFDFDNIRREFYNLYAGNWHLPMADLGDIQKGNSEEDTFFAVQSVVNYCLKNGIIPVLLGGGEDLLYAQYRAYDGVEQMVNLVNIDAKFDLGDADKPISNHSYVGKMVVTKPYNLFNYSNLGYQTYFNSQDEIELMERLFFDAIRLGEVSADITAIEPVMRDANLVGLDLNAVSAGALGNYRLKSPNGFDGKEICALARYAGISDKVTSFGVFEYTSRLNFPASNMLVAQILWYFVEGVNFRKNENTISSKKEFIRYQVPIDDEVLVFYKSPVSGRWWIEIPFISPANNKLKRHTLLPCTQGDYLDACNQIIPERWYKTKRKNEI from the coding sequence ATGGAATTCGATTTTCTTACGCCGGTGAAAGAGGAATTGGCAGCTCAAGGTAACCGCCTTGGGGCGTCCCTGCGCATTCATCTTGAGAATAGGGCCTTTCCCGATCTAGAGGGCGTTAAAATTGCCTTTTTTGGGATCCTTGAAGATCGTTTGGATGAGGAACCTACAGGAGAGCCGTTTGATTTTGATAATATAAGGAGGGAGTTCTATAATTTATATGCCGGTAACTGGCATTTGCCCATGGCCGATTTGGGGGATATCCAAAAAGGGAATTCTGAAGAAGATACTTTTTTTGCGGTACAATCGGTGGTGAACTACTGTCTCAAAAATGGCATTATTCCGGTGCTTCTTGGAGGTGGCGAAGATTTACTTTATGCGCAGTACAGGGCTTATGACGGGGTGGAGCAGATGGTGAACCTGGTGAATATAGACGCTAAATTTGATCTTGGTGATGCCGATAAGCCAATAAGCAACCATTCGTATGTGGGAAAGATGGTGGTGACAAAGCCGTACAATCTTTTCAATTATTCAAATTTGGGGTACCAGACTTATTTCAACTCGCAGGACGAGATCGAGTTGATGGAGCGGCTGTTTTTTGATGCCATAAGGCTGGGGGAAGTATCGGCTGATATTACTGCTATTGAGCCGGTAATGCGCGATGCCAACCTTGTGGGGCTTGATTTGAATGCGGTTAGTGCCGGTGCACTTGGTAATTACCGTCTTAAATCGCCCAATGGTTTTGATGGAAAGGAAATTTGTGCTTTGGCGAGATATGCAGGTATTAGCGACAAGGTGACTTCATTTGGGGTTTTTGAATATACATCGCGCCTCAATTTCCCGGCTTCCAATATGTTGGTGGCTCAAATACTATGGTATTTTGTTGAGGGAGTGAATTTTAGGAAAAATGAAAATACTATTTCCTCTAAAAAAGAGTTTATTAGGTATCAGGTGCCAATAGACGATGAGGTCCTGGTTTTTTATAAAAGTCCGGTCAGTGGTCGCTGGTGGATAGAAATTCCATTTATTTCCCCGGCAAATAATAAACTTAAAAGGCATACGTTATTACCTTGCACGCAAGGAGATTACCTTGACGCCTGTAATCAAATCATCCCTGAGAGGTGGTATAAAACGAAAAGGAAAAACGAAATTTAA